A genomic region of Xanthomonas campestris pv. phormiicola contains the following coding sequences:
- the uvrB gene encoding excinuclease ABC subunit UvrB: MSDRFQLVSPYSPAGDQPQAIEKLVAGFEAGLAKQTLLGVTGSGKTYTIANVVQAIQKPTLVMAPNKTLAAQLYGEFKAFFPNNAVEYFVSYYDYYQPEAYVPSSDTFIEKDSSINEHIEQMRLAATKTLLSRRDALVVATVSAIYGLGAPEDYLSLRLILSIGEHIEQRQLIKHLTDLQYTRNEYELHRGTFRVRGEVIDVFPAESDSEALRIELFDGDVEQLTLFDPLTGETLRKLQRYTVYPKTHYATTRERTLSAVDTIKIELKERLEQLYAQNKLVEAQRLAQRTQFDLEMMAEVGYCNGIENYSRHLTGKAPGEPPPTLFDYLPADALLVVDESHVTVPQIGAMYKGDRSRKETLVEFGFRLPSALDNRPLRFEEWEARSPRSIYVSATPGPYELRESAGEITELVVRPTGLIDPEVEIRPVGTQVDDLLSEIGLRVALGDRVLVTTLTKRMSENLTEYLSEHGVKVRYLHSDIDTVERVEIIRDLRLGKFDVLVGINLLREGLDMPEVSLVAILDADKEGFLRSTGSLIQTIGRAARNLRGKAILYADRMTRSMQAAIDETGRRREKQVEYNLEHGITPKSVARPIVDILEGARADGAVEARSGKGKGRRVAEEPADYRMLEPAEVASRLKALEQKMYQHARDLEFEDAARVRDQIKKLRDASLVS, from the coding sequence ATGTCCGACCGTTTCCAACTCGTATCGCCATACTCGCCGGCCGGCGACCAGCCGCAGGCGATCGAGAAGCTGGTGGCCGGCTTCGAGGCCGGCCTGGCCAAGCAGACCCTGCTCGGGGTGACCGGTTCGGGCAAGACCTACACCATCGCCAACGTGGTCCAGGCGATCCAGAAGCCGACCCTGGTGATGGCGCCGAACAAGACCCTGGCGGCGCAGCTGTACGGCGAGTTCAAGGCGTTCTTCCCGAACAACGCGGTCGAGTACTTCGTCAGCTACTACGACTACTACCAGCCCGAGGCTTATGTGCCGTCGTCGGACACCTTCATCGAGAAGGACAGTTCGATCAACGAGCACATCGAGCAGATGCGCCTGGCCGCGACCAAGACGCTGCTGTCGCGCCGCGACGCGCTGGTGGTGGCCACGGTGTCGGCGATCTACGGCCTGGGCGCGCCGGAGGACTACCTGTCGCTGCGCCTGATCCTGTCGATCGGCGAGCACATCGAGCAGCGCCAGCTGATCAAGCACCTGACCGACCTGCAGTACACCCGCAACGAATACGAGCTGCACCGCGGCACGTTCCGCGTGCGCGGCGAAGTCATCGACGTGTTTCCCGCCGAGTCGGACAGCGAGGCGCTGCGCATCGAGCTGTTCGACGGCGACGTCGAGCAGCTGACCCTGTTCGATCCGCTGACCGGCGAGACCCTGCGCAAGCTGCAGCGTTACACGGTCTATCCGAAGACCCACTACGCCACCACCCGCGAGCGCACGCTCAGCGCCGTGGACACGATCAAGATCGAGCTGAAGGAGCGGCTGGAGCAGCTGTATGCGCAGAACAAGCTGGTCGAGGCGCAGCGGCTGGCGCAGCGCACCCAGTTCGACCTGGAGATGATGGCCGAGGTCGGCTACTGCAACGGCATCGAGAACTACTCGCGGCACCTCACCGGCAAGGCGCCGGGCGAGCCGCCGCCGACCCTGTTCGACTACCTGCCGGCCGATGCGCTGCTGGTCGTCGACGAGTCGCACGTCACCGTCCCGCAGATCGGCGCGATGTACAAGGGCGACCGCTCGCGCAAGGAGACGCTGGTGGAGTTCGGGTTCCGCCTGCCGTCGGCGTTGGACAACCGGCCGCTGCGCTTCGAGGAATGGGAGGCGCGTTCGCCGCGCAGCATCTACGTGTCGGCCACGCCGGGCCCGTACGAGCTGCGCGAGTCGGCCGGCGAGATCACCGAGCTGGTGGTGCGCCCGACCGGGCTGATCGATCCGGAGGTGGAGATCCGCCCGGTCGGCACCCAGGTCGACGACCTGCTGTCGGAGATCGGGCTGCGCGTGGCGTTGGGCGATCGCGTGCTGGTCACCACGCTGACCAAGCGCATGTCCGAGAACCTCACCGAATACCTGAGCGAACACGGGGTCAAGGTGCGCTACCTGCACTCGGACATCGACACGGTCGAGCGCGTGGAGATCATCCGCGACCTGCGCCTGGGCAAGTTCGACGTGCTGGTCGGGATCAACCTGCTGCGCGAGGGCCTGGACATGCCCGAGGTGTCGCTGGTGGCGATCCTGGATGCGGACAAGGAGGGCTTCCTGCGTTCCACCGGTTCGCTGATCCAGACCATCGGCCGCGCCGCGCGCAACCTGCGCGGCAAGGCGATCCTGTACGCGGACCGGATGACCCGCTCGATGCAGGCGGCGATCGACGAGACCGGCCGCCGCCGCGAGAAGCAGGTGGAGTACAACCTCGAGCACGGCATCACCCCGAAGTCGGTGGCGCGGCCGATCGTCGACATCCTGGAGGGCGCGCGCGCCGATGGCGCGGTCGAGGCCAGGTCCGGCAAGGGCAAGGGCCGCCGGGTGGCGGAGGAGCCGGCCGACTACCGCATGCTGGAGCCCGCGGAGGTCGCGTCCCGGCTCAAGGCGCTGGAACAGAAGATGTACCAGCACGCGCGCGACCTGGAGTTCGAGGACGCGGCGCGGGTGCGCGACCAGATCAAGAAGCTGCGCGACGCCAGCCTGGTCAGCTAG
- a CDS encoding toxin co-regulated pilus biosynthesis Q family protein, whose product MFRLIATLSAVALLSACATRPAPDFRGRWKPVNRFSESTMEIPLYSSYVYQAVPMDGTLKTMLERWAKDSNMELTYSIQSDYTLYAPVAKINTTSIQQAVAELSVVYAQEGVTVSAAGNRILVQPASSLSGGASAPAGNGSTK is encoded by the coding sequence ATGTTTCGGCTGATCGCCACTCTGAGCGCCGTTGCGCTGCTGAGCGCCTGTGCCACCAGGCCGGCGCCTGATTTCCGCGGCAGGTGGAAGCCGGTCAACCGGTTCTCCGAGTCGACGATGGAGATCCCGCTGTACTCCTCGTACGTGTACCAGGCGGTGCCCATGGACGGCACTCTGAAGACGATGCTCGAGCGCTGGGCCAAGGACTCGAACATGGAGCTGACCTACAGCATCCAGTCCGACTACACGCTCTATGCGCCGGTAGCCAAGATCAACACCACCAGCATCCAGCAGGCGGTCGCCGAGCTCAGCGTGGTCTATGCGCAGGAAGGGGTCACTGTGTCCGCCGCAGGCAACCGCATTCTCGTGCAGCCGGCTTCCTCGCTGAGCGGGGGCGCGTCCGCACCGGCCGGCAACGGCAGCACGAAGTGA
- a CDS encoding VirB8/TrbF family protein — MFGKKPVESESVNKAVAKAVNYEISIADLARRSERRAWWVAFGAIIMCLLLGGGYYYMLPLKEKVPYIVMADAYTGTSTVSVLKNPGDVRSITASEALARSNVARFITARESYDYEMMSLNDWSTVFSMAPSDTAVGAEYQALHAPTNPSAPYFVYGKIRSIRVNILSISLLGGGAKPYDGANVRFQRSIYDKKTGQTTLLDNKFAIMGFRYNGDLVMKDDLRVQNPLGFQVTDYRVDNDYAAIPAPPPGAIQQMPAAATVQQAAPGQVPAQQVPGQPIVPGQPMTQPAAPGTNGAMPMQQAPAAAPVYPGTQPATAPPLPNAAPQNNGNGANVR, encoded by the coding sequence ATGTTCGGTAAAAAACCAGTTGAGAGCGAAAGCGTCAACAAAGCGGTTGCAAAGGCTGTCAACTACGAAATCAGCATCGCTGATCTGGCCCGGCGCAGCGAGCGCCGTGCGTGGTGGGTCGCGTTCGGCGCGATCATCATGTGCCTGCTGCTGGGCGGCGGCTATTACTACATGCTGCCGTTGAAGGAGAAGGTGCCGTACATCGTGATGGCCGACGCGTATACGGGAACCTCGACGGTCTCGGTCCTGAAAAATCCCGGCGATGTCCGCAGCATTACCGCGAGCGAAGCCCTGGCCCGAAGCAACGTGGCCCGTTTCATCACCGCCCGCGAGTCCTACGACTACGAGATGATGAGTCTCAACGATTGGAGCACGGTGTTCTCGATGGCGCCGTCAGACACTGCGGTAGGCGCCGAGTACCAGGCCTTGCATGCGCCGACCAATCCTTCGGCACCTTACTTCGTCTATGGCAAGATCCGCTCCATCCGGGTGAATATCCTGAGCATCAGCCTGCTGGGCGGCGGTGCCAAGCCTTATGACGGCGCGAATGTCCGCTTCCAGCGCAGCATCTACGATAAGAAAACTGGGCAGACTACGCTGCTGGACAACAAGTTCGCGATCATGGGCTTCCGCTATAACGGCGACCTTGTCATGAAGGACGATCTCCGCGTACAGAATCCACTGGGTTTCCAGGTCACCGATTACCGCGTCGACAACGACTATGCGGCGATTCCTGCGCCACCGCCTGGCGCGATCCAGCAGATGCCAGCTGCCGCGACCGTCCAGCAAGCGGCGCCCGGGCAGGTGCCCGCGCAGCAAGTGCCGGGCCAACCGATTGTGCCAGGCCAGCCGATGACGCAGCCGGCGGCGCCCGGGACCAATGGGGCAATGCCCATGCAGCAGGCACCTGCGGCTGCGCCTGTCTATCCAGGGACGCAGCCCGCTACCGCGCCACCGCTGCCCAACGCTGCACCTCAGAACAATGGCAATGGAGCGAACGTTCGATGA
- a CDS encoding type IV pilin protein, with the protein MRSLLAPPSRQRGFTLIEIMIVVLIVGILAAIAFASYESYVVKSRRSAAAVCLQQGAQLLERFYTTNMTYVGATAPTCDADLSQFYTLGFEGTPSASAFKLTATPKGRQLAKDTKCGTLGLDQKGARTTSTGALETECW; encoded by the coding sequence ATGCGCTCACTTCTCGCCCCCCCCTCGCGGCAGCGCGGCTTCACCCTCATCGAGATCATGATCGTGGTGCTGATCGTGGGCATCCTGGCGGCCATTGCGTTCGCCAGCTACGAGTCCTATGTCGTGAAATCGCGGCGTTCCGCCGCTGCTGTCTGCCTGCAGCAGGGGGCGCAGTTGCTGGAGCGTTTCTATACGACCAACATGACCTACGTCGGTGCAACCGCGCCTACATGCGATGCGGACCTGTCGCAGTTCTATACCCTCGGTTTCGAAGGCACGCCAAGCGCAAGCGCTTTCAAGCTCACCGCGACTCCGAAAGGAAGGCAGTTGGCGAAAGACACCAAATGCGGCACCCTCGGGCTGGACCAGAAGGGCGCGCGGACGACGTCGACCGGTGCGCTCGAGACTGAATGCTGGTGA
- a CDS encoding GspH/FimT family pseudopilin, whose product MRKSSAQGYTLLQLAVVMATICVLTAIGIPAFQDLVMRQRLAVTSYRLSSQLALARSSAISSGVPVSVCPSSGGGKCREDNDWSHGWMVYRDLDRQSQPTDPDSILGQETAPAAASMTVISNSGRRAVRFLPDGRSAGSNLSIRICGKGRLLAEVVVNNAGRPRLAKAATSQACPPKS is encoded by the coding sequence ATGAGGAAATCCAGCGCTCAAGGCTACACATTGCTGCAGTTGGCAGTCGTGATGGCGACGATCTGCGTACTGACCGCGATCGGCATACCGGCCTTCCAGGACCTCGTCATGCGCCAGCGCCTGGCCGTCACCAGCTATCGGCTCAGTTCCCAACTCGCCCTGGCGCGCAGCAGCGCCATCAGCTCCGGCGTGCCGGTCAGCGTATGCCCATCCAGTGGCGGCGGGAAATGCCGCGAGGACAATGACTGGAGCCACGGCTGGATGGTCTACCGCGACCTGGACCGCCAGTCGCAACCGACCGACCCCGACAGCATTCTCGGCCAGGAAACCGCACCGGCGGCGGCCTCCATGACCGTCATTTCGAACAGTGGCAGGCGCGCCGTTCGCTTTCTTCCGGATGGCCGCAGCGCGGGCAGCAACCTCAGCATCAGGATCTGCGGGAAGGGACGCCTGCTGGCAGAGGTGGTCGTGAACAACGCCGGCCGGCCCCGCTTGGCCAAGGCGGCCACAAGTCAGGCCTGCCCACCGAAAAGCTGA
- a CDS encoding type IV secretory system conjugative DNA transfer family protein, which produces MSNRKIVAAVVVVALTAVAGYFLSGYMVLRVFLKLPTQPIGLSTYYDYVHAIGLPQVAPYVGKIKWAGYLGFGLPGLLCLLTLVLMFKPRKQALHGDARFAGAGDLAKHGLFKRSGNGIVVGKFRGKLVRLSGQQFVILAAPTRSGKGVGVVIPNLLEYQESVVVLDIKQENFDLTSGWRASQGQEVFLFNPFAEDRRTHRWNPLSYVSDDPAFRVSDLMSIAAMLYPDGSDDQKFWVSQARNAFMAFALYLFENWDDERNIGFPGGLGTPTLGAIYRLSSGDGSDLKKYLKSLSERRFLSSNAKSAFSNMLSQAEETFASILGTLKEPLNAWINPVLDAATSDNDFLLTDLRKKKMTIYIGIQPNKLAESRLIINLFFSQIINLNTKELPKSNPALKYQCLLLMDEFTAIGKVDIIASAVSYMAGYNVRLLPIIQSMAQLDATYGKDVSRTIITNHALQILYAPREQQDANDYSEMLGYTTFRKQNVTRGKDVTRSVSEERRALMLPQELKAMGNDHEVFLYEGIPHPVKCDKIKYYKDRYFTARLKPKVNVPTLSL; this is translated from the coding sequence TTGTCGAATCGTAAGATCGTTGCGGCTGTGGTCGTCGTCGCACTCACTGCCGTTGCCGGCTACTTCCTGTCCGGTTACATGGTGCTGCGAGTTTTTCTCAAGCTGCCCACGCAGCCGATCGGGCTGAGTACCTATTACGACTACGTGCACGCCATCGGCTTGCCACAGGTCGCGCCCTACGTCGGCAAGATCAAGTGGGCCGGCTACCTGGGCTTCGGTCTGCCCGGGTTGCTGTGCCTGCTGACGCTGGTGCTGATGTTCAAGCCGCGCAAGCAGGCCTTGCATGGCGACGCCCGTTTTGCCGGTGCCGGCGATCTGGCCAAGCACGGCCTGTTCAAGCGCAGCGGCAACGGCATCGTGGTGGGCAAGTTCCGCGGCAAGCTGGTGCGCCTGAGCGGGCAGCAGTTCGTCATCCTGGCCGCGCCCACCCGTTCGGGCAAGGGCGTCGGCGTGGTGATCCCGAACCTGCTCGAATACCAGGAATCGGTGGTGGTCCTGGACATCAAGCAGGAAAACTTCGATCTCACCAGCGGCTGGCGCGCCAGCCAGGGACAGGAGGTGTTCCTGTTCAACCCGTTCGCCGAAGACCGGCGCACCCATCGCTGGAATCCGCTCAGCTACGTGTCCGACGACCCGGCGTTCCGCGTCTCGGATCTGATGAGCATCGCCGCGATGCTGTATCCGGATGGATCGGACGACCAGAAATTCTGGGTCAGCCAGGCGCGCAACGCGTTCATGGCGTTCGCGCTGTACCTGTTCGAGAACTGGGACGACGAGCGCAACATCGGTTTCCCGGGCGGCCTGGGCACCCCGACGCTGGGGGCGATCTACCGTCTGTCCTCGGGCGACGGCAGCGACCTGAAGAAATACCTGAAGTCGCTGTCGGAACGGCGCTTCCTCAGCAGCAACGCCAAGTCGGCGTTCTCCAACATGCTGTCGCAGGCCGAGGAGACCTTCGCCTCGATCCTGGGAACGTTGAAGGAACCGCTCAACGCCTGGATCAACCCGGTGCTCGACGCGGCCACCAGCGACAACGATTTCCTGCTGACCGACCTGCGCAAGAAGAAGATGACCATCTACATCGGCATCCAGCCCAACAAGCTGGCCGAGAGCCGCCTGATCATCAACCTGTTCTTCAGCCAGATCATCAACCTCAACACCAAGGAACTGCCCAAGAGCAACCCGGCGTTGAAGTACCAATGCCTGCTGCTGATGGACGAGTTCACCGCGATCGGCAAGGTCGACATCATCGCCTCGGCGGTGTCATACATGGCTGGCTACAATGTCCGTCTTCTGCCGATCATCCAGAGCATGGCGCAGCTGGACGCGACCTACGGCAAGGACGTGTCGCGCACCATCATCACGAACCATGCACTGCAGATCCTCTATGCTCCGCGCGAGCAGCAGGATGCAAATGACTACTCGGAGATGCTCGGCTACACCACCTTCCGCAAGCAGAACGTGACGCGCGGCAAGGACGTGACCCGCAGCGTGTCGGAAGAGAGGAGGGCGCTGATGCTGCCGCAGGAACTGAAGGCGATGGGGAACGATCACGAGGTGTTCCTGTACGAGGGCATCCCGCATCCGGTGAAGTGCGACAAGATCAAGTACTACAAGGACCGCTACTTCACCGCGAGGCTGAAGCCGAAGGTCAATGTACCGACGCTTTCTTTGTGA
- a CDS encoding TrbG/VirB9 family P-type conjugative transfer protein, translating into MSFMTKTGSACAATLALALFAPLASAQVVQQYEYEPDKIYQVRTGLGITTQVELSPNEKILDYSTGFTSGWELSRRENVFYLKPKNVDVDTNMMIRTATHSYILELKVVATDWQRLEQAKQAGVQYKVTFTYPKDTSFAAASEEVKDESQLDTRLSKDRHYYFDYDYSTRSKQTWMVPSSVYDDGKFTYIKMDLTRFPTGNFPAVFGREKENDEDFLVNTTVEGNTLIVHGTYPFLVVRHGKNVVGLRRNKQK; encoded by the coding sequence ATGAGTTTCATGACGAAAACCGGATCGGCGTGTGCCGCGACGCTGGCATTGGCCTTGTTCGCGCCGCTTGCCTCGGCGCAGGTGGTTCAGCAGTACGAGTACGAACCCGACAAGATCTATCAGGTGCGGACCGGCCTTGGAATTACGACGCAGGTCGAGCTGAGCCCGAACGAAAAGATTCTCGACTATAGCACTGGTTTTACCAGTGGCTGGGAATTGAGCCGGCGCGAAAACGTCTTCTACCTGAAGCCGAAGAACGTCGACGTCGACACCAACATGATGATTCGGACGGCCACCCATTCCTATATCCTGGAATTGAAAGTGGTCGCCACCGATTGGCAGCGGCTGGAGCAGGCGAAGCAGGCCGGCGTGCAATACAAGGTGACCTTTACCTATCCCAAGGACACCAGCTTCGCGGCGGCCAGCGAGGAGGTGAAGGACGAGTCCCAGCTCGATACCCGTCTTTCCAAGGATCGCCATTATTATTTTGACTATGACTATTCGACGCGCTCGAAGCAGACATGGATGGTGCCAAGCAGCGTCTACGACGATGGCAAGTTCACCTATATCAAGATGGATCTGACACGCTTTCCGACGGGTAATTTCCCGGCCGTGTTCGGTCGCGAGAAGGAAAATGACGAGGACTTCCTGGTCAATACCACGGTCGAGGGCAATACGCTGATCGTGCATGGGACCTATCCTTTCCTGGTTGTCCGCCACGGCAAGAATGTTGTCGGCTTGCGTAGGAATAAGCAAAAGTGA
- a CDS encoding pilus assembly protein: MTSRANKATRRDSFLAVAAGLLIGTIGGAGAEVDVSQSPLYVGSTVPGNLAIVPSVEFPTVISKANLSDTYSATSPFVGYFDSKKCYKYHYSTTETDRYFYPVSSLGSSPTNYSCAGTQGAWSGNFLNWAATQTIDPFRSALTGGYRVSDTETQTILEKAVADRASTQNFPRRVITNNATLIKGGMSATWQNLNMRIDGLGNKMRFGYGTTKDAVVAYDPSVHSLNGSYLNSDGTACTAKNNKGCVLDTTLTFEVSVRVKVCVAGFLEDNCVAYPNGGYKPEGLIQEYSTRIRYSIFGYKNVDIQQGTGADTGILRAQQKFVGPYSYNPDQGKLANTAREWDPQTGIIYQNPDAADAAATTAVIGSGDPIANSGVINYLNKFGQLNTGKNVKSYDDVSELYYAAIRYFKHQGNIASYSALSGTSLVKYQQADGFPVITNWNDPISYRCQVNVILGIGDTNTHYDKNLPGNTGNLGGEPTQPAEVTSDKSVSVINRMTQIWRKEGQTAANAASKASASSFNGNGNSAYIAALAYDAHTKDMRPDTASDGFAGKQTLSTHWVDVVEYGDYKSPSTNQYWLTAKYGGFQVPEGYDPDTNVDALPDSTWWNGTSYVKNDTSYKQPDNYYIAADAAKMVASLRKAFERILEEMKGSAASLASNTTKLESGARTYQSVFYSGTWRGDLVAYDVNQTTGALTQAWSASGQFPAWNTRIIKFASDATTLTNFAYGNLTGTPLSSATQQQIDYLRGDRTNEKSSGGTLRTRTGLMGDIVNSQPVYVGSPNARLYTTATFSGASAYASFAAAKATRTPMIYVGANDGMLHGFNASSGAEKFAFVPKAAMTGLLNYTSPDYEHRYYVDGELTVSDIYDTASASWRSILVGTMGRGGKGMFALDVTDPDNISLLWDKTSTDLATLGNNLGKPIIGQLGNGQWYAMVGNGPNSSGDSADLVLVNLLSGVSSSISTSATGDNGLSSVLAWSSNNDYIVDRIYAGDLKGNLWRFDMTGASGTATRLFTAQYGAKTQPITAAPTAAKDPSTGLTWVFFGTGKYLSDGDLSNKDVQTWYGLIDRGDAIASDRSTLNKVDIEQQGVVNGYTVRVIEDQPSPGVDGWYMDLVPPSGTAEGERMVVSNFFQGTALIGTTRIPDSGDVCSPSGKGFVMAINPFTGGRMPQSFFDLDGSGGSSTGDTLNGKPASGIGLDSSPNSPIFIGNQMQIGLDNASTIGIGTNSSALSMKRVSWRELLRND, encoded by the coding sequence ATGACCAGTCGAGCAAACAAGGCGACGCGCAGGGACTCGTTCCTCGCCGTGGCGGCAGGTCTCCTGATCGGGACCATCGGTGGCGCGGGCGCGGAAGTCGACGTATCGCAGTCGCCGCTGTACGTGGGCAGCACGGTCCCGGGAAATCTTGCGATCGTGCCCTCGGTCGAGTTTCCCACCGTCATCAGCAAGGCGAATCTGTCGGACACGTATTCGGCGACCTCCCCGTTCGTCGGTTACTTCGATTCGAAAAAGTGCTACAAGTACCACTACAGCACCACCGAGACAGATCGCTATTTCTACCCGGTCAGCAGTCTCGGCAGCAGTCCGACGAATTATTCCTGCGCCGGGACGCAGGGCGCCTGGTCGGGCAATTTCCTCAACTGGGCGGCGACCCAGACCATCGATCCGTTCCGTTCGGCCTTGACCGGCGGCTATCGCGTAAGCGACACGGAGACCCAAACGATCCTCGAGAAGGCGGTGGCGGATCGGGCCAGCACCCAGAATTTCCCGCGGCGCGTGATCACCAACAATGCAACGCTGATCAAAGGCGGCATGTCGGCGACGTGGCAGAACCTGAACATGCGTATCGATGGACTCGGCAACAAGATGCGCTTCGGCTATGGAACCACGAAAGATGCGGTAGTGGCGTACGACCCTTCCGTTCATAGCTTAAATGGCAGCTATCTCAATTCGGACGGGACCGCTTGTACCGCCAAGAACAACAAGGGGTGCGTTTTGGATACCACGCTGACCTTTGAAGTTTCGGTTCGCGTCAAGGTGTGCGTTGCCGGCTTCTTGGAAGACAACTGCGTCGCCTATCCGAATGGAGGATACAAACCGGAAGGCTTGATTCAGGAGTATTCGACGCGGATTCGTTACAGCATTTTCGGCTACAAGAATGTCGACATCCAGCAAGGTACGGGCGCCGATACCGGCATCTTGCGCGCCCAGCAGAAGTTCGTCGGACCCTATAGCTACAACCCAGACCAGGGCAAGCTCGCCAATACGGCGCGCGAATGGGATCCGCAGACGGGGATCATTTATCAGAATCCCGATGCCGCCGATGCCGCCGCGACCACTGCCGTCATCGGCAGCGGCGATCCCATCGCCAATAGCGGCGTCATCAACTATCTGAACAAATTCGGCCAGCTCAATACGGGCAAGAATGTCAAGTCCTATGATGACGTGAGCGAGCTCTATTACGCGGCGATCCGCTACTTCAAGCATCAGGGAAATATCGCGTCCTATTCCGCGCTCAGCGGCACCTCGCTGGTCAAGTACCAGCAGGCCGACGGATTTCCGGTGATCACCAATTGGAACGACCCGATCTCCTACCGATGCCAAGTCAACGTCATTCTCGGCATCGGCGACACCAATACGCATTACGACAAGAACCTTCCCGGCAACACCGGCAATCTGGGCGGCGAGCCGACCCAGCCAGCCGAGGTGACCAGCGACAAGTCGGTAAGCGTCATCAACCGGATGACCCAGATCTGGCGCAAGGAAGGACAGACGGCAGCCAATGCCGCGAGCAAGGCGTCGGCGAGTTCGTTCAATGGCAACGGCAATTCGGCCTACATCGCGGCGCTTGCCTACGACGCGCACACCAAGGACATGCGCCCTGATACTGCCAGCGATGGGTTTGCCGGCAAGCAGACGCTCTCTACCCATTGGGTGGACGTGGTGGAATACGGCGACTACAAGTCACCCAGCACCAACCAGTATTGGCTGACGGCGAAATACGGTGGTTTCCAGGTGCCGGAAGGGTATGATCCGGACACCAATGTAGATGCCTTGCCGGATTCCACGTGGTGGAACGGCACGTCTTATGTCAAAAACGATACGTCCTATAAGCAGCCGGACAACTACTACATCGCTGCCGATGCGGCAAAGATGGTGGCTAGCTTGCGCAAGGCATTCGAGCGCATCCTTGAGGAAATGAAGGGTTCCGCCGCGTCGTTGGCCAGCAACACCACCAAGCTCGAGTCGGGTGCTCGTACTTACCAGTCCGTCTTCTACAGCGGCACCTGGCGTGGCGATCTGGTTGCGTACGATGTCAATCAGACCACAGGTGCGCTTACCCAGGCATGGAGCGCCAGTGGCCAGTTTCCGGCATGGAACACGCGAATCATCAAGTTCGCCAGCGATGCCACTACGCTCACGAATTTTGCCTATGGCAATCTGACCGGTACGCCGCTGTCCTCCGCTACACAGCAGCAGATTGATTACCTGCGTGGCGATCGCACGAACGAAAAATCCAGCGGCGGTACTCTGCGCACACGTACCGGGCTGATGGGCGACATCGTCAATTCGCAACCGGTCTATGTGGGCTCGCCGAATGCAAGGCTTTACACCACCGCCACCTTTTCGGGTGCCAGCGCCTACGCGTCATTCGCCGCTGCCAAGGCGACGCGTACGCCGATGATCTATGTGGGCGCCAATGACGGCATGTTGCACGGTTTCAACGCCAGCTCCGGCGCAGAAAAGTTCGCTTTCGTACCGAAGGCGGCGATGACCGGGCTGCTTAACTACACCAGTCCCGACTATGAGCATCGCTACTACGTGGATGGAGAACTTACCGTTTCCGACATCTACGATACGGCGTCTGCGAGCTGGCGGTCCATTCTGGTTGGAACCATGGGACGTGGCGGCAAGGGCATGTTTGCGTTGGACGTCACCGATCCCGACAACATTTCCTTGTTGTGGGACAAGACCTCTACCGACCTTGCTACGCTGGGGAACAATCTGGGCAAGCCGATCATCGGGCAGCTTGGCAATGGTCAGTGGTATGCAATGGTCGGCAATGGCCCCAACAGCAGCGGAGATTCGGCCGATTTGGTGTTGGTCAACCTTCTGAGCGGCGTCTCCAGCAGCATCTCGACCAGCGCTACAGGCGACAATGGCCTGTCCTCGGTGCTGGCCTGGTCCTCGAACAACGATTACATCGTCGATCGTATCTATGCCGGCGATTTGAAAGGCAACCTGTGGCGTTTCGACATGACCGGCGCGTCCGGTACGGCGACGCGCTTGTTCACTGCGCAGTACGGGGCCAAGACCCAGCCGATCACGGCCGCGCCCACCGCGGCGAAGGATCCATCGACGGGTTTGACCTGGGTGTTCTTCGGTACCGGCAAGTACCTGTCCGATGGAGATCTTTCCAACAAGGACGTGCAGACTTGGTATGGCTTGATCGACCGCGGTGACGCGATCGCTTCGGATCGCTCCACGTTGAACAAGGTGGATATCGAGCAGCAGGGCGTCGTGAACGGGTATACCGTGCGCGTGATCGAAGATCAGCCGAGTCCCGGCGTGGATGGATGGTACATGGACTTGGTACCCCCCTCCGGAACGGCAGAGGGCGAGCGCATGGTGGTCTCGAATTTCTTCCAGGGGACCGCGTTGATCGGCACTACGCGGATACCAGATTCGGGCGATGTCTGCAGTCCCAGTGGCAAGGGCTTCGTGATGGCGATCAATCCGTTTACAGGTGGGCGCATGCCGCAGTCGTTCTTCGACCTGGACGGCAGCGGCGGCTCCAGCACCGGAGACACCTTGAATGGCAAGCCTGCGTCCGGCATCGGGCTGGACAGCAGCCCGAACAGCCCGATCTTCATCGGCAATCAGATGCAGATCGGTCTGGACAACGCCAGCACGATCGGGATCGGCACCAATAGCAGCGCGCTCAGCATGAAGCGCGTGTCCTGGCGTGAACTCCTGAGGAACGATTGA